In Crinalium epipsammum PCC 9333, the following are encoded in one genomic region:
- a CDS encoding SMP-30/gluconolactonase/LRE family protein, with protein MGQSTSPPYGIQPEQQEQPFQGVYRLSPNGQDLTVVADDFVKPNGLALSPDEQTLYIADSSERCHIRVNTSGIGLL; from the coding sequence ATGGGGCAATCTACTTCACCGCCGTACGGCATTCAACCTGAGCAGCAAGAACAGCCATTCCAGGGCGTTTACCGACTCTCACCAAATGGTCAAGACCTCACAGTGGTTGCAGATGATTTTGTCAAACCCAATGGTCTGGCGTTGTCACCCGATGAACAAACGCTTTACATTGCCGATTCATCTGAGCGTTGTCACATTCGCGTTAATACATCAGGAATTGGTCTGTTATGA
- a CDS encoding glycosyltransferase family 2 protein, whose product MNQPLVSVIIAVQNGEQYFNQAINSIVAQTYPNVEILVVDGKSTDQTEAIARSYPQVRYLHPLVTS is encoded by the coding sequence TTGAATCAGCCCCTTGTCAGTGTTATTATTGCCGTTCAAAACGGCGAACAGTATTTCAACCAAGCAATTAACAGTATTGTTGCTCAAACCTACCCAAACGTTGAAATCCTGGTGGTCGATGGCAAATCGACCGATCAAACGGAAGCGATCGCAAGGTCTTATCCCCAAGTTCGCTACTTACACCCATTGGTGACAAGTTAA
- a CDS encoding nucleotidyltransferase domain-containing protein, translating into MTTLSPEVRVLLACVRFYLRTTTKSEVTCLLALDLNWTTLLQTAIDNGVMPILYQSLKAIEEDLVPRAVMVQLQTCNRMNGLHNFSQTKELLKILAQLEKAGIDAIPFKGPTLAASVYGNVTLRQFNDLDILVRQKDFWQAKAVLVAQGYQSSISEVNEIEMFNRSLQISLSQSTPEVTMLNQRFQPSLLHSNPERSIDLHWGIPPRRIWKSDRFKRFWDNLYLIDLMGQPIKTFSLETTLVIQCINVAKEPGRRSFKQICDIGQIIRAYPDLNWQSALELSSELRSQRLFLIGLTVTRKLLHIPLPQFMLEMLMRNQPSDESVFENDTLGESLCLRAPSGGLQVWWWEYTHQLKTLDQSWDGLFITAHYLQSFFRMGLSPSERDRELLPLPSELFFLYYIIHPIRLLTKYLPLGKSFVRGNKP; encoded by the coding sequence ATGACAACTTTATCTCCCGAAGTTAGGGTTCTGCTTGCCTGTGTACGGTTTTATTTGCGTACGACTACAAAGAGCGAAGTGACTTGTTTACTGGCGTTAGATCTGAACTGGACAACTCTGCTGCAAACTGCGATCGACAATGGTGTCATGCCGATATTGTATCAGAGCCTCAAAGCGATCGAGGAGGATCTGGTACCGCGAGCGGTGATGGTGCAATTGCAAACGTGCAACCGCATGAATGGACTGCACAATTTTTCTCAAACCAAGGAATTACTAAAGATTTTGGCGCAGCTTGAGAAAGCTGGTATTGATGCCATTCCTTTTAAAGGACCGACTCTCGCAGCATCTGTTTATGGCAATGTGACGCTACGCCAATTTAATGATCTAGACATCTTGGTGAGGCAAAAGGACTTTTGGCAGGCGAAAGCCGTTTTGGTCGCCCAAGGTTATCAATCTAGTATCTCAGAAGTAAACGAAATTGAGATGTTCAATCGCTCTCTTCAAATCTCTTTGTCACAGAGTACCCCTGAAGTGACGATGTTAAATCAGCGATTTCAACCCTCTTTACTACACAGCAACCCAGAAAGAAGTATTGATTTACACTGGGGAATTCCGCCCAGACGAATTTGGAAGAGTGATCGGTTTAAGCGGTTTTGGGATAATCTATATCTGATCGATTTGATGGGTCAGCCAATTAAAACCTTCTCTTTGGAAACAACCTTAGTAATTCAATGTATAAATGTTGCTAAAGAACCTGGGAGGCGATCGTTTAAGCAAATCTGCGATATCGGTCAAATCATTCGAGCTTATCCTGATTTGAATTGGCAATCAGCCCTGGAACTGTCTTCTGAGTTACGTAGTCAGCGATTATTCTTAATAGGACTCACTGTTACCCGTAAACTTCTACATATTCCCTTACCCCAGTTTATGCTAGAGATGCTGATGAGGAATCAGCCAAGCGACGAGAGTGTTTTTGAGAACGATACCTTAGGGGAAAGCTTGTGTCTACGTGCTCCTTCAGGTGGACTCCAAGTCTGGTGGTGGGAATACACACATCAACTCAAAACTCTGGATCAATCATGGGATGGGCTATTTATCACTGCACACTATCTACAATCGTTTTTCAGAATGGGGCTGTCACCGAGTGAACGAGATCGCGAATTATTGCCGCTCCCCAGTGAATTATTTTTTCTCTACTATATAATTCATCCCATCCGATTGCTAACCAAATATTTGCCATTAGGTAAATCATTCGTAAGGGGAAACAAACCTTAG
- a CDS encoding tetratricopeptide repeat protein, whose protein sequence is MDQLSNLDINSVLNQFKLANAWQIRGKFEEAFLRYQQILELQPGYMPAYQQLGNLMLKQRRMDEALEYYEQALALDFEATNLSFYYQCLGLPKQHPAPSIKCENVFFGKKKSNALSTGKINLGSQKVFGYHRSGWSFAIQSLSSLHNPQGVLFDGCLENQFLFQQNRIAKRSPRILAKMRVDGVFESLATCEEKKIIPYEKPWVGFLHNPHSMPIWFSYQTSPQKLFEKEVWQASLPHCIGLYALSEYYAEWLKKHTGKPVSVLTHPTEIPDKQFDFDQFLTNPQKKVVQIGWWLRKLHSIYQLPLAQDNPLNYQKVRLGFLFESGEAVFDQLMQREARIYKIQVDESYLANTTVIQHIPDDQYDNLLSKNIGFVDLYDSSANNAIIECIARATPLLVNPLPAVKEYLGEDYPMYFNTLEEAAEKALDTSLILETHEYLKSCETRQKLSAEYFLDSFCNSEVYQLI, encoded by the coding sequence ATGGATCAGTTATCAAACCTAGATATCAACTCAGTCCTGAATCAATTTAAGTTGGCTAATGCTTGGCAAATTCGGGGCAAGTTTGAAGAGGCATTTCTGCGCTATCAACAAATTTTAGAACTGCAACCTGGCTATATGCCTGCCTATCAGCAGTTAGGAAATTTGATGCTAAAACAACGCCGGATGGACGAGGCACTGGAGTACTATGAGCAAGCACTTGCACTTGATTTTGAAGCAACTAATCTTTCGTTTTATTATCAATGTTTGGGCTTGCCGAAACAGCATCCTGCTCCGTCAATCAAATGTGAAAATGTTTTTTTTGGAAAGAAAAAATCAAATGCGCTATCAACTGGCAAAATAAATCTCGGTAGCCAAAAAGTTTTTGGATACCATCGCAGTGGCTGGAGCTTTGCGATCCAGTCACTTAGTTCTTTGCACAATCCTCAAGGTGTTTTGTTTGATGGTTGCTTAGAGAATCAATTTCTGTTTCAACAGAACCGCATTGCCAAGCGATCGCCACGAATTTTAGCAAAAATGCGTGTAGATGGAGTCTTTGAAAGTTTGGCAACTTGTGAAGAAAAAAAAATAATTCCCTATGAAAAACCTTGGGTTGGATTTCTGCATAATCCCCATTCGATGCCAATATGGTTTAGTTACCAAACATCGCCTCAAAAACTGTTTGAAAAAGAAGTTTGGCAAGCTAGTTTACCCCATTGTATCGGCTTATATGCTCTTTCTGAATATTATGCCGAGTGGCTGAAAAAGCACACAGGCAAACCTGTTTCTGTACTAACCCATCCAACCGAGATTCCTGACAAACAGTTTGATTTTGACCAGTTCCTTACCAATCCTCAAAAAAAGGTAGTACAGATTGGTTGGTGGTTGCGAAAGTTACATTCAATTTATCAATTACCTCTAGCTCAGGATAATCCCTTGAACTATCAAAAAGTGAGACTAGGATTTCTATTTGAATCAGGAGAAGCAGTATTTGACCAACTTATGCAAAGAGAGGCACGGATTTATAAAATCCAAGTTGATGAATCGTATTTAGCTAATACAACCGTTATCCAACATATTCCTGATGATCAATATGATAATCTATTATCAAAAAATATTGGTTTTGTGGATTTGTATGACTCCAGCGCCAATAATGCCATTATCGAATGTATTGCCCGTGCGACTCCCCTGTTAGTTAATCCTTTACCTGCGGTGAAAGAGTATCTGGGAGAAGACTATCCTATGTACTTTAATACCTTAGAAGAAGCCGCAGAGAAAGCGTTGGATACGTCACTGATTTTAGAGACACATGAGTATCTTAAATCCTGTGAAACTCGACAGAAGCTATCAGCAGAATATTTTCTAGATAGCTTTTGTAATAGTGAAGTTTATCAACTTATCTAA
- a CDS encoding NAD-dependent epimerase/dehydratase family protein has product MRHFFQFRPNPNQKIVLLTGAAGEIGTSLRQHLGDNYHFRCLDRVRVRDAKDVRVADITNFKAVLKAMRGVDAVIHLAANRECDQPWQDVYSSGIGGTYNVFEAARQAGVKRIIYASTIHVSGWREIMPESQITPEHVRPDSLYAAGKAFGEALGHFFVDRYGMSIVCLRIGAFTANTKLYGLNDRKLWMWCSPRDLAQLVKRSLEHENLGFQIFYAISGNTRRYWDISNAQTILNYEPEDNAENLLG; this is encoded by the coding sequence ATGCGTCATTTCTTTCAGTTTCGTCCCAATCCCAATCAGAAAATTGTTTTGTTAACGGGTGCAGCCGGAGAGATTGGGACTTCTTTGCGTCAACATCTAGGTGACAACTATCACTTTCGCTGTCTCGATCGCGTCCGAGTTCGTGATGCCAAAGATGTCCGAGTTGCCGATATCACGAATTTTAAGGCAGTTCTTAAGGCAATGCGTGGCGTAGATGCCGTAATACATCTGGCTGCAAATCGAGAGTGCGATCAACCTTGGCAAGACGTTTATAGTAGCGGTATCGGGGGCACTTACAACGTGTTTGAGGCGGCTCGCCAAGCGGGAGTAAAGCGGATTATTTATGCCAGCACAATTCATGTGTCAGGTTGGCGCGAAATTATGCCAGAATCTCAGATTACGCCTGAACATGTGCGTCCAGACTCTCTTTATGCCGCTGGTAAAGCATTTGGCGAAGCCTTGGGGCATTTCTTTGTTGATCGCTATGGTATGTCGATTGTGTGTCTTCGCATTGGCGCATTTACAGCCAACACTAAGCTCTATGGACTAAACGATCGCAAGCTTTGGATGTGGTGCAGTCCCAGAGATTTGGCTCAATTGGTAAAGCGATCGCTAGAGCATGAAAATTTAGGCTTTCAAATTTTCTATGCAATCTCAGGAAATACCCGTCGCTACTGGGATATTAGCAATGCTCAAACAATACTTAATTATGAGCCTGAAGACAATGCCGAAAATCTTCTCGGATAA
- a CDS encoding glycosyltransferase — translation MTSDFPLVSVIIPVYNRDRYLAEAIEEAAKKALDTSLILETHEYFKSCERRNISPETIRFKVIEKIQEHRLTLIKLIQSIYDQEELTKIFPWSGIISSLISFISFKHHSKQLNRLNWQR, via the coding sequence ATGACTTCTGATTTTCCATTAGTTAGTGTGATTATTCCCGTTTATAATCGCGATCGCTATCTTGCCGAAGCCATAGAAGAAGCTGCAAAAAAAGCGTTGGATACTTCATTGATTTTAGAGACACATGAGTATTTCAAATCTTGTGAAAGACGCAATATCTCTCCTGAGACTATTCGCTTTAAAGTGATAGAAAAAATTCAGGAGCACCGTCTCACTTTAATTAAATTGATTCAAAGCATTTACGACCAAGAAGAATTAACAAAGATTTTTCCCTGGAGTGGGATAATATCTTCTTTAATAAGCTTTATAAGCTTCAAACACCACAGCAAACAATTAAACAGATTAAACTGGCAAAGATAG
- a CDS encoding type II toxin-antitoxin system VapC family toxin yields MIIVDTGFWLALVDQKDTYHEAAKKALKQYNEPLITTWCVITETCYLLLTRKGVKAQIAFINSLNQGLFTVFNLEPEHGVKIAQLMEKYADLPMDLADASLVILAEHLGHGRIFSVDQRDFNTYRWKQTYPFENLLTK; encoded by the coding sequence ATGATCATCGTTGATACAGGATTTTGGTTAGCCCTTGTGGATCAAAAAGACACTTACCACGAAGCAGCTAAAAAGGCGCTAAAACAATACAACGAACCGTTGATTACTACCTGGTGTGTAATTACAGAAACCTGTTATCTCTTACTAACTCGTAAGGGGGTTAAGGCTCAAATTGCTTTTATTAATAGCCTCAATCAAGGATTATTTACAGTTTTTAATTTAGAACCTGAGCATGGAGTAAAGATTGCTCAACTGATGGAAAAATATGCAGATCTACCAATGGATTTAGCCGATGCTTCCCTAGTAATTTTAGCAGAACATCTAGGACACGGGCGCATTTTTTCAGTAGATCAACGTGATTTTAATACTTATCGCTGGAAACAAACTTATCCTTTTGAAAACTTACTGACTAAATAG
- a CDS encoding glycosyltransferase family 2 protein, with amino-acid sequence MTSNLPLISVIIPVYNRDRYLAEAIESILAQTYPAIELIVVDDGSSDRTAEVAQSYPVIYHYQTNGGISAARNAGIGLATGEFLAFLDSDDIWVTDKLSKQMAAFESDPNLEAVFGYAQQFYSPELDETFRQRIRCPEQPIAAHISSAMLIKRAAFLRIGVFDPQLKTGIDISWYISAIEHQIQQVTLPDVVYRRRLHEKNSGITERHHANERLHLLKAKLARQRANQSSSIQRF; translated from the coding sequence ATGACTTCTAATCTTCCACTAATTAGCGTTATTATTCCTGTTTATAACCGCGATCGCTATCTTGCCGAAGCCATCGAAAGTATTCTGGCTCAAACCTATCCGGCAATTGAACTGATTGTGGTCGATGATGGCTCTAGCGATCGCACTGCCGAAGTTGCTCAAAGTTATCCAGTGATCTATCATTACCAAACTAATGGGGGTATAAGTGCCGCCAGAAATGCAGGAATTGGTTTAGCAACTGGTGAATTTCTTGCCTTTCTTGATTCTGACGACATTTGGGTTACGGACAAGCTCTCCAAACAAATGGCGGCTTTTGAGTCTGATCCAAACCTGGAGGCTGTGTTTGGCTATGCTCAACAGTTTTATAGCCCAGAATTGGATGAAACGTTTCGCCAGCGAATTCGGTGTCCTGAGCAACCAATCGCTGCTCATATTTCCAGTGCCATGCTGATCAAGCGAGCCGCGTTCCTGCGGATTGGAGTGTTTGATCCTCAGTTAAAAACAGGTATTGATATTAGTTGGTATATTTCTGCGATCGAACATCAGATCCAACAGGTTACGCTTCCTGATGTTGTTTATCGCAGACGTCTGCATGAAAAGAACAGTGGTATTACTGAGCGGCATCATGCAAACGAACGTCTACATCTGCTCAAAGCCAAGCTTGCTCGGCAAAGAGCTAACCAATCCTCTTCGATTCAGCGGTTCTAA
- a CDS encoding IS4 family transposase produces MVEDEVIAKQLEKLLTPAITNQENYYRKLGLRERILNLPLMMAAVLTLLWRDVAGVRELTRMLARDGFLWCSPTKVSQQAVSQRFLTFPSELFEKVFKDLLPSLRATWHSRNQRPLPESIQFTLSKFEKIWIVDGSTLEALFRKLKSLEETQRGQLAGKMSTVIDLMTRLPVEIWFEENSKASDIKLEENILNLVTKNTLLLLDRGFYHFNFWFQLIEKKVDFITRIKKGAAIKVEQIFTDSYELRDRKIRFGSGTKKTPFITLRLIEVRSGKTWHSYLTSVLDPNILPPYVVADLYRRRWRIEDAFNTVKRLLGLSYLWTGSINGIKLQIWATWLFYAVLVDLGDAVADELALPFDEISLEMIYRGLYHFTMAHQKGKATDPVKYFADPENRDLGIIKQQRNPNVKLIVAPFPNLQRGSDQFFFNNSLKAS; encoded by the coding sequence CTGGTGGAAGACGAAGTAATAGCCAAGCAATTGGAAAAATTACTGACACCAGCCATTACAAATCAAGAAAATTACTACCGAAAATTAGGACTCAGAGAACGGATACTGAATTTACCGTTGATGATGGCGGCGGTGTTGACCTTGCTGTGGCGAGATGTGGCAGGAGTCAGAGAACTAACAAGAATGTTAGCCAGAGATGGTTTTCTGTGGTGTAGTCCCACAAAAGTTAGTCAACAAGCGGTATCACAAAGATTTTTAACATTTCCATCTGAATTATTTGAAAAAGTATTTAAAGATTTATTGCCGAGTTTAAGAGCAACTTGGCATAGTAGAAATCAACGTCCATTGCCAGAAAGTATTCAATTTACCTTGTCAAAATTTGAGAAGATTTGGATAGTAGATGGGTCAACATTGGAGGCATTGTTTAGGAAGTTAAAAAGCTTAGAAGAGACTCAAAGAGGGCAATTAGCCGGAAAAATGAGTACAGTAATTGATTTAATGACTAGATTACCTGTAGAAATTTGGTTTGAAGAAAATTCTAAAGCTTCTGATATTAAACTTGAAGAAAACATTCTAAATTTAGTAACAAAAAACACCTTGCTGTTATTGGATAGAGGGTTTTATCACTTTAATTTTTGGTTTCAATTAATTGAGAAAAAAGTAGATTTTATAACGAGAATAAAAAAAGGAGCAGCAATCAAAGTAGAACAAATATTTACCGATAGTTATGAACTGAGAGATCGGAAGATACGCTTTGGTTCTGGCACAAAGAAGACTCCATTTATTACCTTGCGTTTGATTGAAGTCAGGTCAGGAAAAACCTGGCATTCTTATTTAACCAGCGTCCTAGACCCTAATATTTTACCCCCTTATGTGGTAGCAGATTTATATCGGCGGCGGTGGCGGATTGAAGATGCTTTTAACACAGTCAAGAGGCTTTTAGGTTTAAGTTATTTATGGACGGGTTCAATCAATGGAATTAAGTTACAAATTTGGGCGACCTGGTTATTTTATGCGGTTTTAGTAGATTTAGGTGATGCCGTAGCAGATGAACTTGCTCTCCCCTTCGACGAGATTTCATTAGAAATGATTTATCGCGGTCTTTATCATTTTACTATGGCTCATCAGAAAGGTAAGGCAACAGACCCCGTTAAGTATTTTGCTGATCCCGAAAATCGAGATTTAGGTATTATCAAACAGCAACGAAACCCCAATGTTAAGTTGATTGTCGCTCCTTTTCCCAATCTTCAACGAGGGTCTGACCAGTTTTTTTTCAACAATTCTCTGAAAGCCTCTTGA
- a CDS encoding DUF2281 domain-containing protein: protein MLTPEQIHQDIKDLPEEAQNLLMDFIEILKKRYPQTTKKNPSQETSLYEKFDKNGLIGCVSAEENLSTTYKQVLAEGLNTKYDHR from the coding sequence ATGCTTACACCAGAACAAATACATCAAGATATTAAAGATTTACCAGAAGAAGCCCAAAACTTACTAATGGACTTTATTGAAATCCTCAAAAAACGTTATCCGCAAACAACAAAAAAAAATCCATCTCAAGAAACAAGCCTATATGAAAAATTTGATAAAAATGGCTTGATTGGCTGTGTTTCAGCCGAAGAAAACTTATCCACGACTTATAAACAGGTTCTAGCTGAAGGATTAAACACTAAGTATGATCATCGTTGA
- a CDS encoding SMP-30/gluconolactonase/LRE family protein gives MFYLQKWFGKHTARGYLQPKCQKFSCLFPKSVLIEQVATGFQFTEGLVWIVEDQCLLFSDIPANKIYKLNAAGQTAVFREPSHHANGLTRDRQGCLIACEHGSRRVTRTKPDGTVTVLSDRFGNQKLNSPNDVMVKSDGAIYFTAVRHST, from the coding sequence ATGTTTTACTTGCAAAAATGGTTTGGTAAACACACTGCACGAGGATACTTACAACCAAAGTGTCAGAAATTTTCATGTCTATTTCCGAAATCTGTTTTGATTGAACAGGTAGCCACCGGATTTCAGTTTACGGAAGGTTTGGTTTGGATCGTTGAAGACCAGTGTCTACTGTTCAGCGACATTCCTGCTAACAAAATCTACAAACTTAATGCTGCTGGGCAAACCGCTGTTTTTCGAGAGCCGAGTCACCATGCCAACGGATTGACCCGCGATCGCCAAGGTTGCCTAATCGCCTGTGAACATGGGAGTCGCCGCGTTACCCGCACTAAGCCAGACGGAACCGTAACGGTATTGAGCGATCGCTTCGGCAACCAAAAACTCAACAGCCCGAACGATGTCATGGTCAAAAGCGATGGGGCAATCTACTTCACCGCCGTACGGCATTCAACCTGA